A stretch of DNA from Montipora foliosa isolate CH-2021 chromosome 4, ASM3666993v2, whole genome shotgun sequence:
GATGGTCAAatgttgttgggaaggttgcgcgcatcgcttcacttcacacctaattcgattattctaactattggctgaactatttgggaaagagcatgctcttgtggcccccctcccccatatttaatgttggaagaaaagtcaccGTTTTGTTTGGTGAAAAATCCAATATTGataagggaggggggggggggggggaggagggctatctcaaaagtgacgctaccttcccaacacttttgtccaggtTTGTAGCTAGTCCTTAGCTTGATACAAAGAGCAAGGATAGGTGGTTTCCTTTGTCGGGCCTTCTTTTTTTAACCGCAAGTATATTAATTCCTTCAGAGCACGTTATGACGAATTGCTTATCATCACATCTTACTTTGTCAACGGTCTGTCCTTCCTCCCTGAAGTATCGGAAGGTAACTCCATCGTTACTGTATTGAAGTTTGTACTTTGTAACCCATAGGTCAAAGTCATTCCTGCCTTGTGAAGCTACCGCTGTCACTTTAGTGTACGACCCTTGCAGATCAATCTGCAACCATTGATTCGAATCGCTATACTTTGCGGCCCAGGCACCACGTTTTTCTCCTGACTTTTGGAAGTTAAGTCTTCCCTGGATGGCGGCGTGATTTAGGTCATACTCAGAAGACGCTTGTATTTGCGCATCTTTGATTTCGCCAAATTCCATGCCAAGAGGTTGTTGGCATTCTGGTTTTCAAAGTGAAATAAAAAGTTGTGGTAAGAAGCAGTCTTTGCATGACCACATTTCGTTTAAAGTAACAGAGACACTTCAAGTCGTTAGAAACTTAGTAATAATGTCACTAGtttaaataatttatgtaaCAATGTACAGACAGCAAATTAATAATGGAGAGCAAACTTTTCTCACTAAATGGAATTAACTTCTGTCTTTACGGCAACTAACCAAATGAGGTCGTTATTGCATTTAGAAAACATTTACATCATGTAAAGAAGATTGAATTGAAGTCCCTAGATTCAACTAAAAACAAGGCGATTTAAAGATCAAACAATTGGCATACTTTTTGTAAAAGGGTTTCCATCAAACAAACATTGTTTGCCCAAGTGCATCTTCACCATGATCTTTTTGCCATTTTGCACACCTAGGGCACTGTGGGAATTGCACCTGACTTTCAGTTTAATTACCTCATTTACCTACTTGTGGGATGCCATAGGCAGACCATGCCTGAAATCCAGCCGTTTTagctttaaggtgattccttagtaatagaagttgtcgtaagattttctttaaacttgtctgtattgttccctacattatggtgactcgaaatgagcaataaaaagaaaaaaaaagtcaccaaGCTCGCGATCGTTCGTGTTACTCATATCATCATTGACACTTCATCAATCAAGGGCAAGTCTGTTCAATCGGTTCACGCTACGATTCGCAGGAACGGGAAACAGACTTTTGACGtaatttttgaaataacaaaacaggtgtaaTGTATTGTTCagaaggaataatttaatgtttgttttatggcacaggcacacgtcatggaaaggcactgactacaaatattcctcgaggagacaattttgtgtccacgagtgaagGCTACAAATACTTTTTCTccctttcactttttttttctgattttattttattttaaaaagtttcacAGCACCGAGGCAAGGAGTAagacaataaaattatgccataaaaaagataggtcaccaacttCGTTTAGGATGGAGACACCGGTCTCCCCCAGTCATTTACTTCATGCAGGGTGAACTTTGCTGGTGTGGCTCATTAATTTCGCCAGAATCATCTTCCCTGCAGGTAATATAGAGGAAGCTGTCGCTGCCAAGTGCAGATACTGGTAAATATCATTGCTTGCTTTTATATACCACACACACACCACAGGTGGTGCTTTCTacgtgttctgattggttagctCTGAAGAAGGAAAGTATTATTCTCCCTCCGAGCAGCCGAATGGTATATATACTGTATTAAAACAATTGCTCACCTCACTGACTGCGGACATTTTCTtctacttcggtgaataattgttaactagtGATGTAGTACAGGTTTGTCCATCCGCAGTGTATACACctttttattacatatataGGGCGAGTTTCATGTAATAAACCTTCCAAATAGGATTCTCTCTTCCTtgtatttcacatgtggaaaaagCGTACGTCCAATCAGCTTCCAGTAtagcttttttcacatgtgaaaaatataACCAATGAGCATTGAGTAGAATCACCCATTAGCCAAACAGAACATAACACTCAAATGGGTTCCGAGGCGCGCGGTGGAGAGAACATGTTTGTGTTTTTCGCAAAACATGGCTTCGACACGTTTTGTTCCACCTGAAACATCTTTAGAGGCTTTTATCGAggagcaagcaaacaaaaacatgttGAGTAAAACCAAAAGAGATGTTTCCTTAATCAAAGAATTTATTagaatgaaaggaaaagacGAAGAATTCAAAAACATTGAACCGAGAGAGCTCGACCAAATACTGTGCGCATTCATTCTgtcggtgaaaaaaaaaggaaggagaagaaTATGAACCAACAACATCACGATCGTTTGTATCCAGCTTTGACCGCTATTTACGGAAGAAGGGTTACACCACAGCCATCATTGAAGGACAGAAATTTAGAAAAACCAGAGAAACACTAGTTGCAAAGCAGAAGGAATTGAAAAATGTgggaaagggaaaaaagacaaaGGCAGCTCACGCTCTGACAGACGAAGAGGTCGATGTTCTTTACGGCAAAGAACTTTTGGGTCTTTCGTCTCCGGAGTCCTTGTTAAACACGTTGTGGTTGAACAACACGCAGCAATTCGGCTTAAGAGGGTGTCAAGAGCATAGAACTATGAGATGGGGCGATGTTCAGCTTAAAACCAGTGCAGATGGAACGGAGTTTCTCGAATATACCGagagacaaacaaaaacaagaacggGCACTGAACCGAAAGACACTTGCACAGTTAAGCTGAAAATGTTTTCTGTTCCAGGGAGTGACAGAGATCCAGTGCAAGCCTTCCACCTTTATGCTTCTAAAAGACCGGAACAAATGAATTCAGAGGACCGCCCGTTTTATTTAGCGGTGAACCTCACCAAGATGGCAAGTTCTTCAAAGCCCTGGTTCAAAGCAGTGTCAGTGGGTGTCAACAAGTTGAATTCACTCATGAAGACCATGGCTCAAAAAGCGGGTTTGAATAAAGAAAACCTCGCAAACCAGAGGGGACAAAAGCGAATGATCCAAAAGTTAAACGACCAAGAAGTTCCTCCTACTCACATCATGAAAATATCTGGCCCTAAAAATGTTCAGAGCCTCAATAATTACAGTTCACTTTCAGAGAAACAACAGCGGAATATCTCCAACACCTTGAGCAGTACAACGTCAACTAGGAGATCCCTCGCAAGTGAAGAAATAGGAGATGTCAGTTTATAAAAAAACCAAGAATCACCTCAACAAGTATTGTCCCTACTTCGAGGTGCAAATATTCATGGAGGAACATTTAATATCTCGATAAACAGTGTAAGTCAGCAGAGTCCAAACTTTTCTTTGCACAGCGCGAAGCGCCGCCATTATGTGATTGAATCAGACAGTGATTAATCGGTCttaaaataaatgtgaaaaagtgTTTTCGTCATTgtacttttgaatttttttgcatttagcgTTATTCTAAATGAGGAGGATTTTTAATACCTGAAACGTTTTCTCCTGAAGACAGATTTTGCGCATTTCGTAattttttaagttcttgagGTTTCGCTATTTCGCAAACATGGTTTATAAACCTTACGCCATAAAGAAATAATATAATTACTGATTTACACACTTTTATTCTcctttaatatataataaacaaattccacaatagaaagtgctttgtacggatattattcactcgttgcaaaactttagaaactcactcgttcgctacgTTCACTCGTTCGTTTCTAAAGTTCTGCAACTCGTGAATATGAATCCGTACGGCGCAccttctatgaagtaatctatttacATGTTCAGATGTAAGGGCCGTCTGTATTATGACAATCGGACTGCGTGCAACCATAACTCCATAGTACACGCAGAACCGTTTACTATTTGTTAATAGCTGTGTGGGTCTCACCTTACCATTGATAGAAAAAAAGACGCCCAAAAATACAGGTAATTAGATGAAAGCGTATAagcgtcatgaagtgtcccctgcttgctcttcttcccaactttatCATTACTCTTGTCAAGGAGTTAAGACAATTAACTTCCCAAAATTACCCCTGAATTCTGCTCGTCAAGTAACGCTAAACGCCAGGATCTCCTTTGATGTTTTTATAAACGGAGTATTTGTAGTGAGGAGATgacataattaattaattaatttaagctAGTGTATTGCCTTAAAAAATCCTATTTCGATTTCATTTCGGAAAGAAGCCCTCACTTGTCTGCTAGTTGCTTTAGATTAACACATCTGATAGATACATGTTCAACTAATATCAATTCTTTTTGGACCAGGTCGTAccaaatatttaataattttatgttTTGGACATGATTATGTGAACGATAGAAATAAGATGAATTATTTTCCTTTATTGGCTTAGAGGCTAGATATCAGGCATTTCAACTTTAAAATGGTACCTTCCCATTCTTTGGCATTAGTGACAAATTATTCGAGGTGCTACTTGGCTAAAACCAACCAACAGAATATTTCGTAAGGCTCAAATTGTTAGATGGATCTTACCGTTTTCGCAGTCTTGTCCGTTGAATCCCGTTTTGCAGGCACACTTGTAGCTGTTTTCTTCGTACAATGGCAAACATGTTCCATTGTTCTTACAAGGCCAAGCGCTACATGGTGACTATAAAGAATTGAAGCAGATTTATTTTAtataaagagagagagagagagagagagagagagagagagagagagagagagagataaaagaagaattaaaaaagaaaagaaacacaaaaCACACACTGTACGCCATAAAAGTCCAAGACATTCGACATACCGTGATGCTGAAGTGGTGAAAGGCCTCGTTGGAAATGAATTTGTCCGAATTGTTGTACTTGTCCGAAGGGAGCAGTTCACAAAGCAGTTTACCGTTGATGTCCGGGAAAGCAGCCAGGTTGTATGAAAAACATGTCGGAGTTTCCAAGCAGGCAAGCGAGCACTGGGGTATCCGGTCAACGTGACTATACCCAAGAATGGTGATATTCAAGTAGGAGAATTTGTCTTCTTTAAAGTTTACGAAACTGACACCAATGTTAGGTTCACCACGACTGATAACCTTGCCggcttttttttctgaaacagaTGAATAGCGGCTGCACAAAAACATAACAGTATTATACAAAGAGAAAGGTATCGAGAACGCCGCGGCGACCACGAGCTCCTTGACAACAGTTAATGTTTGTAGTTTTGAAaccaaaaatgtgttcttctggTTTCAGAAAGTTGTCTTTTTATATGGTAGGTTCTCCAAGCAAAAGGAGGTAGTCTTAAAGGTTTAAGCTACCAGGGATTTTAAATGTCAAGTTCGGCTAACGGTGTAAgcgtttttttccaattttttgacGTTCTTCTTTGTTTAAATTCTCGGTCGAAAAcattgttttcaactttgatGGAAAATAACAAATGCAAAAACCGAGGTATAAACTATTACCAACACCCTTTAGCTAAACATATCTAATAACgcttaaacaaaagaatacttttgtTGGATTCAAAACTACATTTAAGGAGCGTTGAGGTGATGTTCATTTCATTCTCAAAGCATATCAAATACTGACGATATGAACGTTTTCAAAAAAGTGACACCTCGAACCTATGAGGGGCCGTCAGTTAATGTATAACAATGTTTAATATTCAATTCCTGTCTTAGTTTGCAGCCTTGAAATGGCAATAAGTTGATAGAATGATTGAATTCGAattaataataagtaataaaagACCGTTCTTTGTTGACGTTCGCAACACACGGTATCCGATGCTCCCCGTTCAGAAACGAAATTGGAATCCTCTAAAACAAAGACTCGGACAGAAGACAAAAAGAGTAACAGTGCTGTTACACGAAATGGAAATGACAAACTACAAACTGTGCTCTTTCAATGTTTTTGAGGGATGTTAAACATTCTTCAGAGAGGAAAATATAA
This window harbors:
- the LOC137998810 gene encoding retinoschisin-like isoform X1 — its product is MCSPIHFVIFSALFVFDVFSACKNEKKAGKVISRGEPNIGVSFVNFKEDKFSYLNITILGYSHVDRIPQCSLACLETPTCFSYNLAAFPDINGKLLCELLPSDKYNNSDKFISNEAFHHFSITSPCSAWPCKNNGTCLPLYEENSYKCACKTGFNGQDCENECQQPLGMEFGEIKDAQIQASSEYDLNHAAIQGRLNFQKSGEKRGAWAAKYSDSNQWLQIDLQGSYTKVTAVASQGRNDFDLWVTKYKLQYSNDGVTFRYFREEGQTVDKEFAANNDKNSIIYHKLNPPIMARYVRFRPVTWHNHISMRVEVYGCKQGPPDPVH
- the LOC137998810 gene encoding retinoschisin-like isoform X2, whose amino-acid sequence is MLPTLSLVQGVSNIAPVELVPGVSKKKAGKVISRGEPNIGVSFVNFKEDKFSYLNITILGYSHVDRIPQCSLACLETPTCFSYNLAAFPDINGKLLCELLPSDKYNNSDKFISNEAFHHFSITSPCSAWPCKNNGTCLPLYEENSYKCACKTGFNGQDCENECQQPLGMEFGEIKDAQIQASSEYDLNHAAIQGRLNFQKSGEKRGAWAAKYSDSNQWLQIDLQGSYTKVTAVASQGRNDFDLWVTKYKLQYSNDGVTFRYFREEGQTVDKEFAANNDKNSIIYHKLNPPIMARYVRFRPVTWHNHISMRVEVYGCKQGPPDPVH